From Micrococcus porci, one genomic window encodes:
- a CDS encoding M23 family metallopeptidase: protein MNEASTPPPRLRAAAVLAVALLATASAARAEDAPAAPPVTGALLAPTPGAGPSDVLRGFAGPERPWSRGHRGVDLATSSGLVTAPAAGTVRFVGSVAGRGVLTLAHPDGTLSSFEPVTSDLTAGQAVAAGQEVARVQEGAAHCPVRCVHWGVRREDAWAVGAARFDRYLDPLLLLGWSGPSVLWPVGDAG from the coding sequence ATGAACGAGGCATCGACCCCTCCCCCGCGGCTCCGGGCCGCGGCGGTCCTCGCCGTCGCCCTGCTGGCGACGGCCTCGGCGGCCCGCGCCGAGGACGCCCCTGCGGCGCCGCCGGTCACCGGGGCCCTCCTCGCCCCCACGCCGGGCGCGGGCCCCTCGGACGTGCTCCGCGGGTTCGCCGGGCCGGAACGGCCCTGGTCGCGCGGGCATCGGGGCGTGGACCTCGCGACGTCGAGCGGTCTCGTCACGGCGCCGGCCGCGGGCACCGTGCGGTTCGTCGGGTCGGTGGCCGGCCGCGGGGTGCTCACCCTGGCCCACCCGGACGGCACGCTCAGCTCGTTCGAGCCGGTGACCTCGGACCTGACCGCGGGGCAGGCCGTGGCGGCCGGCCAGGAGGTGGCGCGGGTGCAGGAGGGCGCGGCGCACTGTCCCGTCCGCTGCGTGCACTGGGGCGTCCGGCGGGAGGACGCCTGGGCGGTGGGCGCCGCACGCTTCGACCGATACCTCGACCCGCTCCTGCTGCTCGGATGGTCCGGGCCGTCGGTGCTGTGGCCGGTCGGGGACGCCGGGTGA
- a CDS encoding glycosyltransferase has translation MDARYTRVDFHDGISRYGASLTEAVHRLADPAGLRVEMLISDERQLALLPDGVPWHRITGPTSAGEPFVARQVRALRPDVVFSPMQTMGSLGRDYALILTLHDLIYYEYPTPPRNLPEPIRWLWRLYHLGYAPQRFLLDRADAVATVSQTTADLIAAHRLTRRPVHVVPNAPQPAGVPRDPEAAPTRELLYMGSFMDYKDVESILDAVPLLSGYTVRLLSRLTAERRRELAEHLRRARAAAGARGAEVVFHDGTDEAEYTALLRRATASVTLSRAEGFGLPVAEAQAQGTPVICSDLPIFREVAGHGTAAWNGVPLEGDRGAALAARVRGLEDPAAFAAASRASAEHAAGYTWDRSARRLLDLVEGLLADRGR, from the coding sequence ATGGACGCGCGCTACACGCGGGTCGACTTCCATGACGGCATCTCGCGCTACGGCGCCAGCCTCACCGAGGCCGTCCACCGCCTGGCCGACCCCGCTGGCCTGCGCGTGGAGATGCTCATCAGTGACGAGCGCCAGCTGGCGCTGCTGCCCGACGGCGTGCCCTGGCACCGGATCACCGGGCCGACCTCCGCCGGGGAGCCGTTCGTGGCCCGCCAGGTCCGCGCACTGCGCCCGGACGTCGTGTTCTCCCCGATGCAGACGATGGGGTCCCTCGGCCGCGACTACGCGCTGATCCTCACGCTGCACGACCTCATCTACTACGAGTACCCGACCCCGCCCCGGAACCTGCCCGAGCCGATCCGCTGGCTGTGGCGCCTCTACCACCTCGGCTACGCCCCCCAGCGGTTCCTCCTCGACCGGGCCGACGCCGTCGCCACCGTCTCGCAGACCACGGCCGACCTCATCGCGGCGCACCGCCTCACCCGGCGCCCGGTGCACGTCGTGCCCAACGCTCCGCAGCCCGCCGGCGTGCCCCGGGACCCGGAGGCGGCCCCGACGCGCGAGCTCCTCTACATGGGCTCCTTCATGGACTACAAGGACGTCGAGTCGATCCTCGACGCAGTGCCCCTGCTGTCCGGGTACACGGTGCGCCTGCTCTCCCGGCTCACGGCGGAGCGCCGCCGAGAGCTGGCGGAGCACCTCCGCCGGGCACGGGCCGCCGCGGGCGCCCGCGGCGCGGAGGTGGTCTTCCACGACGGCACCGACGAGGCCGAGTACACCGCGCTGCTGCGTCGCGCCACCGCCTCCGTCACCCTCTCCCGGGCGGAGGGGTTCGGCCTCCCCGTGGCCGAGGCCCAGGCGCAGGGCACGCCCGTGATCTGCTCGGACCTGCCGATCTTCCGCGAGGTCGCCGGCCATGGAACCGCGGCCTGGAACGGGGTGCCGCTCGAGGGGGACCGGGGTGCCGCGCTGGCCGCCCGGGTGCGTGGGCTCGAGGACCCGGCGGCGTTCGCCGCGGCCTCCCGCGCCTCGGCCGAGCACGCCGCCGGCTACACCTGGGACCGGTCCGCGCGGCGGCTGCTCGACCTGGTGGAGGGCCTGCTCGCCGACCGCGGGCGCTGA